The Lolium rigidum isolate FL_2022 chromosome 2, APGP_CSIRO_Lrig_0.1, whole genome shotgun sequence genomic interval atgagaggacgcctccctactcacctcggtcaaatggggtggccgaaagaaagaaccgtactctaaccgatttggttaacgccatgttagatacatcgggtctatccaaggcatggtgggggaggcgatattgatcgcatgtcatgtcctaaaccgtgtccccacaaagaacaaaacccttaccccgtttgaggaatgggaaaggaaaaggttgaaactctcttacctacgaacttggggttgtatggcgaaagtaaatgtgccaatacccaagaagcgcaagcttggaccaaaaaccgtggactgtgttcttctgggatatgcttttcatagcattggctatagatttttgatagtaaaatctgaggtacccgacatgcatgttggtacaattatggagtcgaatgacgcgactttctttgaggatatctttcctatgaaggaaacgtctagctcatcaattcaggagatgcccagttcatctactcaggaattatttcctgaacctaccatggctatagaacactttgacaatcctgtggaggatgacaatgaagctcccaaaaggagcaagagacagaggactgcaaagtcttttggtcatgatttcattgtgtacctcgtggatgatactcccacttctatttcgaagcctatgcatctcgggATGCCGACTACCTGGAAGGAAGtctgtccgtagcgagatggattccatcctagctaatggaacttgggaggttactgatcgtccttatgggtgcaaacctgtaggatgcaagtgggtgttcaagaaaaagcttaggcctgatggtactattgaaaagtacaaggcacgccttgtggccaagggttatacccggaaagaaggtgaagatttctttgatacatactcactgttgccagattgaccaccatacgagtgctactatccttggctgcctcacatggttttctcgttcatcaaatggatgttaagactgctttcctaaatggagagcttgaagaggaaatttatatggagcagactgatggatttgtagtagatggtgaagaaggaaaggtgtgtaaattactcgaagtctttgtatgggcttaagcaagcgcctaagcgagtggcatgagaagtttgaaagaactttaaccgctgaaggctttgttgtaaacgaagctgacaagtgtgtatactatcgccatggtgggggcgagggagttattctatgtctctatgtcgatgacatattgatatttgggaccagccttactgtgattaaggaggtcaaggagttcctatctcgttgttttgagatgaaggacttgggagtagctgatgtgatcttaaacatcaagttgcttaaggatgacgatggtgggattacattacttcagtcccactatgtggaaaagatcctgagtcgcttcgggtatagcgactgtaaatcttctccaacgccttatgattctAGTGTGAttattcgtaagaataaaagaattgctagagatcaattacGATATTCGCAGattattggctcgcttatgtatttagccagcgccacaaggcctgacatctcctttgctgtaagtaaactcagccgttttgtgtctacacctggagatgttcattggcatgctcttgagagagttttgcgctatctaaaaggcactgcgagttatggcattcactacactgggtatccaagggtacttgagggttatagtgatgcaaattggatatctgatgctgatgagactaaggccacaagtggttatttgtttacacttggaggtggcgctgtttcctggaagtcttgcaagcagaccatcattacgaggtcaactatggaagcggaactcacagcattagacacaaccattgttgaagcagagtggcttcgtgagctcttgatggacttacccgtggttgagaaaccaatacccgctattcctatgaactgtgataatcaaactgtgatcgtcaaagtaaacagttctaaggataatatgaagtcatcaaggcatgtgaagaggagactgaaaactgtcaggaaaatgaggaactccggagttatagcgttggattatatccatacgtctagaaacctggcagatcccttcacaaagggactatcacgaaatgtgatagaaaatgcatcgagggagatgggtatgagacccacactatgagctgcccacggtggtaacccactctatgtgatcggagatcccgtgaattagagctgggagacaagccGTTGGTCAGCtgagaggagagtatatatccctatagcaattttaccactccgtaagatgcaatactctcctaatctgcatggcaggttgataattatcttaatgtgttctaagtggcttattttagcgagagatgttgtcctgcagaacatcttttgaagaacacacctatatgagtccgattgttaaacgtcgcaatctatgagagttgggtgctctctagtaaactcatgaaaggccccggagtatgacgtataagctccaaaccgcgaggaagcctcgcggcagcctagtatcggtctaggctttgtatgaagctagtgcgcagaaaacttgtagttcaaggcatagtccactatccaagttgcaatctagtgtaatatgaagctttaagtggaagttcaacttaaccgtctccacgacataccggtatataaaacaatgttcggaaacttattgatgagatgtgccaatgagagtttgtgggggattgctggaattagtgggcatttggcctttggcccatggcccattatcaaattctgaaactcacatggcccatatcATAAATCAGTGGctgcactagtgggggctaaagtttagtcccacattgctagttgggagagagttggagtggtatataaggtgggctgttctagtcctagtaagtgagtgagaagagagagagccctcgcgcactcctcctcctccgccgcccgcctcgcctcgccgcgcctcgcctcgtcacgacacgtcacgacgcgccgcgggttgcgggaatctcgccgagccgagcttatctttttgctgttcggGAAATTGATTGTGTAATCAATCACAAttatgagtcattaacggacgcgttaactcagccgttttgccttccggattttctggatcgtggctgtgccgactcggacgtgggctgcgccccacgaccttcccgaaaccgcactatataagcgcggacgagaaccctagcctgtacgtgccacatatgcgactacctgtttccagttcattgcgccgccgccttcgtcttcctcatcccgtccgtcggcgtgcaccgactgccgggacagtaggcctccggaaccctgcctctcgtgaacctgtacgggtgaggggcaatcaggtttttggggagcgctccggcgcgactactggcagcacgacgtcgtcttcggacgacgagtttctccacaccgacaacttcttcccggacctcagcgacttcttcgacaacctcaacatgggcgacaaagacgctgctgtgaagtatgtgatcttgtcgtttctctttcagtttatgttagagcttcttgttctagtttcgtggtagatgcgatcggtttgtcttgtttagatgtgatctgttcatctaccttactagtctgcacgattagtttatttgttatttccctagtcatgatttatcaattacatctacggattatttcatatggatatttgcttatatattcaacaggaAGTAGATGTAATACCATCAACAAAAGGTCCTCGTGGGGGACCTAAGAAAGATCGatagaaagaaaatgaaaatgcCAAAAAAGGATGGTATTAACTCAAATAATTCCTGAGGATTAGCGGGCTCCCTAGAGGGGGTCTGCCCGGTCGCAATGAAAATCATAGTTTGGAACTGTTGGGGATGCGTAAACCCTCAACAGTTCGTGCGCTCCTAGGTCTCATGGAGAGGTGAGACCCAATGTGTTACTTATGTCTAAAACATATCTAAACAAAGCAAGGGCATAAAAATTGAGACGACAGCTGGATTTTGATGTTATGGCGGTAGCTGAAAGTGATGGCCAAAGTGGTGGTTTAGTGATGCTCTAGAATCATGAGCTTCAGGTAACATCAAGAAGGTTCATAATAATTTCATCGTCATCCGCTTTGATGAACTTGGTGAGGAGGGATGGTGCTTTATGTGGAGAACTAAGTGGGGATCGAAAAAACATGTCTTGGGATTATGTTAGAGATCTGAACCAGATGAATGATCTTTCGTGGTTGCTAGTGGGAGATTTCAATGAAATTCTATATCGTCATGAGAAGGAAGGGGAATTTGTGTCCACAATGTTGTATGCAAACGTTCAGGACTGACTGCATACATACGAGCTTGATGACATGGGGTACAATGCATAGAAATTAACCTGGAGGAGGGTTCGTATTGGAGAACGTCTAGACCATCCAAGTCTTTGGGAATGCAGGGTGGTCTTCCCAGTTTCTTCTTCATGGTCTAGCCAATGGGGATTCCAATAAATCTAATCATCGGCCCATCTTAATTGACACAGAGCTACATAGTGGGCTCAATCTGCATAGGCCTGGTGGGCCAAGAAATTCAAAGTTAAATGGCTTTGTGAGAAGTCGGTCAAAACAATTATTCAAACGGAATGGAAGCGCGCGAAACTATCATCTACTGATGAGTTTGCGGAGAAAAACAACATGTGCATGCTCAGCTCTACATGAGTGGGACCATGATGTTATAAAAGGACCAAGACATCGCCTTCGTGAGTTGCAAACGTATTTGAATGATGCCATGTGTGGTCAGTTATGTGACTACGTAGTggataaacaaaacaaaatcagATAAAAATCGTTGTGGTAGGTGAGGGTCCTTCCCATGCACATTGGTAGGGTTTGTTTTAGATGTCAAGGTTAGAGTTTGGCGTCATGTCAGAGTTCTGGAGCGCATCACTGTCGCTTTTGAGGTGCACGCAACGGCTTGCAGCGGGGCCCTTCATGGTTACAGCGGCAAAGTGTTGCGTGCGACTAGTGGGAGCAGTGCCCGCGTCTTCATCAATAAGCTTGAGTGGTTATCTCGATGGGTTCGGTGATAACGATCAAGAATCGAGATCCACTCTTAGTCCTCGTCATGGAGGCAAGGATGAAAGGAGATTCGATGCCTGCAACGGACGGTGGCCGAATCTGGAACATGGTAGCGGTGAAGTTTCTATCAGGAGTGCATCCATGGCAGTACTGCTTTCGCTCCATCTTCGATGGCCGAAGGGCGGCCACTCCCAGCTCAGTCGGTGGCTTCGGATTCTTCCGGGCAATGACAGAAGGCGTTGATCAACCTCCACCATGACATGCCAAAAAGGAGGCATCTATGCTACAGTATAGTGGGCTCCCGTTACTGCGCCCCAAGTGGTTTCATCCCGGTAATGAGGTGGTTGACTGTGTTGCGGAGGTCCatgcggtggagatggaggtgcaCTCGATGACTTTTCTATGTTTAGATATGGGATCCTTTGTGCAAAAAGTGAGAACCTtgtattttcttatttttttgctGATCTTAATGCAATTTGTGACTCCACGGACGATTGCAATGTAAGCTTCTTGGTCCTTCTGGACAGCCTcctcttttttaaaaaaatctggtaCTTTCTTTGGCTTAAAATAATTTCCCAAAAATAGGTGCATCTATTGAGTAGTTCATTTTCAGTAGTTAAGTCAAAATAAAAaccgtgaaccctaaattgtgctTTTCATATTGTTTTGAAAACTACACAAGTTTCAACCAAACTTCCTCGAGTAAATTTCGACTCAGATATCAACTTGTTCTACACACACTTTTTCTCTTGGAAAAGAAAATCAAAGATGAAAAAGGAATTCTCGCTTCATCCCCATCTTTCTCTTTTCCTGGCTCGCCCTGGCAGGCTGCATTGGTAGCTGGTAGGACAGGACATATTAGTGGGCGCCGGCAACTATCTTCTCCAGTGCTAGCTGCCCCGCTCTCTCACGGAATCTCTCACTGCCATTTTGAGCAGAAAATGAAAAGAGGACAACCACTGTGAGCTAAAACCACGGCCGTTGATCCCATGTGTTGATCAGTATCATACCTCGTGGCACCTTCAGCTGGTCGACAGACGACAGAGCACAAGCAAGGCCTAGCAGAACAATGGAAGCTTGCTTCCCTTGCTTGGGTGTGAGAAAGAGGAGAGTGCGACCGCTGCCCGAGGAAGCAACTCCGGCCGATCCGCGCCACCGCCATGTCGCTGCTGCCGCTCGAACCTTCTCCTTCAAGGAGCTCGCGGCGGCGACCAGGAACTTCAGAGAGGACGGCCTCGTAGCTGATGAGGACGCGGTCCTGTACAAAGGGTACCTCAAGAGTGTCAGCCAGGTGACGATCTTCCAGTAATTCTTTGTTGTTAATAGTTAATTAGTTTCGTAGAGATCCATGCTTGATGTGAGGGGAAAAAATTGATTCATGCTTGATGGCCGGATCAtgtcaattggtaggttgttgctTTAAAGCTGCAGCATGTTGCTGATGGTAGAGGGTCATCGGAGAAATACAACAGCGAGTTCCTTGCCCATGCCCTGAAGCTGAGCGCGCTGCGCCACCCGAATCTCGTCAACCTTATTGGCTTCTGCGCCGATGGCAATCATAGGATTTTGGTTCATGAGTATATGCCGTTGGGTTCTCTGGAAGATCACCTCCACGGTATGTGTGCTACCTACTGAAAAATCTTGCTAAAATATCATCAGTTTTACGGAATCAATGATCTTGTAATTTTTCTGCTCATCAGATCTGTCTCCAGACAAACCACCGCTAGATTGGAGCACGAGACTGAAGATAGCTGCCGGTGCGGCCAAAGGATTGCAGTATCTGCACAACAAAGGCATGGCGTACCAATGCATGCGAAGTTCAGACATCTTGCTCGAAGACGAAGAAAGCCACGGGTACCACCCAAAGCTGTCTCAGTGTGGACTAGTAGAGCTCGGCCTGCTTGGGCCTGGTGCACCCTTGCACAAACAATACTACGGTTTTGCTTGCCCCGACACCTTCATGACCGGGAACCTGACAGCAGCGTCGAGCCTGTATAGCTTCGGCATCGTGCTGCTGGAGCTGATCACAGGGCGCAGGGCCTTCGTTGACCAGGCCGCCCCGGAAGATCGGACCATTGTCAGATGGGTAATTGTTCACAAATTTGCTGCTACGTACTACTTGTTAATTTGGCCTTGAATGATGTGATCGATGTGATGTCTGCTGCTGAATCAGGCTCAACCATTCTTCAAATACAGGACGCGGCTCCGCCTGATGGCTGACCCGACGCTGAAGGGCCGGTACCCGTTGAAGGATTTGGAGAGGGCTCTCTCAGTTGCTTTCGTGTGCGTCAAGCAAGATCCGGCCATGAGACCGCCCATCGCCGACGTTGTTACGGCTCTGGCTTTCCTCGCCAGTGATCGATCAAGCTGAATCACACTGCACGGTGCACGGCATCTAACTAAACTAGGAATGGGATAGGATCTCGTGTTAATTATGCATCTGGTTACTTGATTTGCTGTGATTTGCTACAAGTTGGGATCATGATTGTTACTTGTTGGGGAATAACAAGTACTGCTTAATATGGACTGTTCAGTACCATCCTGTTCGTACAAAGGTTAATTGGCCGGTTTCAATATGGCTTCAGACATTGTGGTCGTTCTAGAGGTGGAGAGGAGTGTGCGACATGAGGAAGAATACCAGAGTTTCAGCTGGACCGGTCCATCTCGATCTCTTTACATTGCTGAAACCTGAAAGATCCTGGGGCTTAAGGGCTAGCACACGAGTTGTGCCATGGTTCAAGACTTGCTACTCTCTTAACCAAAAAAAACAACGGCGTTCCTCTCCCGTTGGTCTAGTCTTTTAGATTGTTGTCCCTCTAGCATATCGGTCCATCTGAATATTCATTGTTGTCTTTCACATTGTTGTCTCTCTTGCATATCGATCCATCTGAATATTCATTATTGTCTTCAGAGAACTATATATTCACACATTAATTACACAGCTCCCCTCAAGATTAGGCAAATAAGCAAAAACATCATAAGAACGCATCTTActacaaaaaaatataaacatccTTTCAGGTAATCATCTTGGTTTTCATATGTAACGTACATAACCCCCATATGTAGCTCGGGCTAAatgaagacccccccccccccctcccccctcctttttttttaaaaattcgAAATGGGTATTTttaagtttcaattttttttatagaTGTAGTCAATGATGTTTCAACCAACCTGCTAAATCTCAATGTCAAATACCGTGCATTATGGGCTACACAAAAAATGGGAAATCTGATGAATTTTGGAGGTTTGAAAATTTGCATGGTTCGCTACCTCAGATCCACGTTTTTGTCATTTTTGCACAACCCAGAATGCAGATTATGTTTTTTTTGCACACTAATAGAAGACATCATTGCCTATTTCAAGGATTATTTTAGAATTCGTCGAACTTTAAAATgtgttttttgatttttcttttaaaACGGGCTCTGTGTAGCCCGGGTTCCATTTGTCCGCACTCATCTAATATATGCCTATATCATGACTTGCTACATACTTATGCACTACAGAATTCAATCCAGTTGGTCCCGGAATACAAATTTTGCACTAACAGAATACATCATTGTTTACATCTaggatatttttcaaaatttgtgaAACTTTGAAATGTTATTTTTATTGGTGTAGCTTGGGTTCCATTTGTCTGCACCCATCTAATATATTCCTATATCatgacttgatacacacttttacACTAAGGAATTCGATCCAGTTGGTTCTAGACAAGTTCTTGTTATTCTAAACTTTGGAGAAAATCCCCACTTTTAATAGGGAATTTGTTCAAACTCCAAACACATAGCAAAACAAAAATGCCGACAAATCGCAGACGAACTATTTGCCTAGAAAAGGTCTCAACCATAGAGAAACGCCTCCCAAGACAATAAAAAGGGAAACAAAGACGACTTTTATCATATAATCACTAGATGATCTTGCGTTATGGCGACTTTTGTATTTTTATGCTCAAAGCAATGCAATAACATGGACAGAACATGGAGTTTCTGCAGGAAAATGATtatttagaaactcatatacgtGATTGCATATCTATTCTTTATATGTTTTGTATATCTACACCTTATacaaaaagcaaaaaaaattctAGTTATACTATAGATTAGTGCGGAGATTGGTATGCATACTGAAGATCAAACTAATAAAAAATATACTAGAAGCATTTCATGCGAGATGGGCAGACTGACTTGTTGTTCAATGAAGGAACATTGAAGACAATGGTTTTTGTACGAAAGAACAAACAAATGAGCAATACAACCATTCAAGGACAAATCCATCATGATACTTTTCATACTCTAGAATTATCTACTTACTAcgtagagagttattaattatatTTATTTACACCTAAAATAGACAACAATCACAATAGAAACCCTGGACACTCTGCCATGATATTTATGATCATAAAAATAGACGTGAACATATACATACATTTGAGTTTAATCTAAGTGTCACAACTAGTATTTGAAAACAttctattttattattttttagcttTCTCTCATGTAGAAGAATATGGTTCAATGAAGATTATTACAAGGACATGCCTCCAAAATGTATTATCTCGCGTCATCTTTCTTGACACATGCTCCAAAATGAGTGAAACTGCATTTTCATAGTTGATGTTGAAATTTTGTAAAGAAATTTATAATGTCTTATAATGTATCTGCATAAGTATATGGTAATTGTGTTAACTACAACACAAAGGATGACATTTAAGATTATATGCCGAGAGAATGAGTTAGTAATTATAAAAAGTAAAGAAGTTTAATACAAATAATTAAATGCAAGAAACTACATTTGGATAAGAGTGCGAGAAATTAAATGCTTTTGATAATTAATTATACTCCCTTCCTACAAGATTATTAGACTATATTAGCAAAATGCTGAGAACAAGGTTTCCAGTTGGTGATGAAAAATGATAGCAACGAGAACATCTCGCC includes:
- the LOC124687629 gene encoding probable serine/threonine-protein kinase PBL7, with the translated sequence MEACFPCLGVRKRRVRPLPEEATPADPRHRHVAAAARTFSFKELAAATRNFREDGLVADEDAVLYKGYLKSVSQVVALKLQHVADGRGSSEKYNSEFLAHALKLSALRHPNLVNLIGFCADGNHRILVHEYMPLGSLEDHLHDLSPDKPPLDWSTRLKIAAGAAKGLQYLHNKGMAYQCMRSSDILLEDEESHGYHPKLSQCGLVELGLLGPGAPLHKQYYGFACPDTFMTGNLTAASSLYSFGIVLLELITGRRAFVDQAAPEDRTIVRWAQPFFKYRTRLRLMADPTLKGRYPLKDLERALSVAFVCVKQDPAMRPPIADVVTALAFLASDRSS